Part of the Natrialbaceae archaeon AArc-T1-2 genome, CCGTTGCCGGTCGAGGAGCCGGGCATCGAACCGATCGCGGCTCGCCCCGGCCGAACGGACGTCGCGGTCGTCTCGCCGACCGACAAGGCTCGAGCACGCCGCCGGCTGGCCGAACGCGCCTACGGAAAGGGGTGGCGAACGTTCGAGCTGCCGGCCTGTAGAGCGTGTGATCCGGCGACGACGGAGCCAACGCTGCCGTACTGTACGTGGACGGGACGGATCGTCGACGCGGCGACGGAGTGTGGTCCCTCGTGTGCGGGCTACGAGCCAGCCGAGCGTCCGGCCGTCGACCTCGAGACGGAACGCGAACGTCGAACGCCGTGGGTCGCCGAGCCCGGGAGCCGAACGCCGCGACAGTCCGGTCTCGATCGGTTCTCGTGAGCGTCCGGGAGCCGAACGCGACGTCTGTGGTTCACTTTCGACTCGAGATGACGTTCAAGCACCGCGTCTATTCGTCACCGTTCTCCCTGCGGGTTTATGATGGACGACGACCGAACCCGGTGCATGAGCGAAGCGCCGACGGTGCTCGTCGTCTGCGGAAGTCGACGCGAACCGTCACGGACCAAAGAGCTAGCACGCGTCGCCGCGGAGGTCGGTACCGAGATGGGTCTGTCCGTGCGGATGCTCGACCTCCGTGAGTATCCGATGGAACTATTCGACGGTCGCGAACCCGACGCGTACGACGGGGTCACGACCGAAGCGATTTCGATGGTCCTCGACGCGGAGATCTATCTCGTCGCGTCGCCGGTCTACTTCGGCGGAATGTCCGGCGCGCTGAAAAACCTCGTCGATCACATTCCGTACGAGTCGTTCACGGAGACCTCTCGCGCCGCAGGGATACTCGCAACCGGTCGCGACGACCGCCATCAGTTCGTCATAGAGAGACAACTTCGCTCGACGCTCGTCTATCTCGGCGTCGACGTGGCGACGACCAGCGTCTTCGCCACCGAGGAGGACTTCGACCGGTTCACGTTGGACAACCCGTCAGTAACGACGTACATCGAGTCCACGATCGAGGAGGCCGTGTCGCTGCAGAACGTGTGACTTGCCTCTCCGGCCGTCAGGCCGTGGCAGCCGGCCACCGGATAACTGTCCTGCCGAACCAGGGTGTCTCGGTTACAGTTGCTCATATGGCAATATACATTCCACACGGAGAGTTCCGTTCGAAACGGATGGTTCGATATTTTGTCACCCGTCCCTGACAGCCCAACGACGTGCTTCTTTCTTCATCCCAGTCGGGAGCAAACGAGCGCGCTCACGCTTGCGAGCGCAGCCGAAAGGCTTTATCAGCCAGTGAGCCGGTAACTGATAGAGAGGTGACAAACAGTATGACCGATCTGGCCCGACGAACGCTGTTAGAAGCCGCCGGTGCATCGATGCTGGTTGCCGCCGCTGCAGGATATCTGGGTGATAGCGAGGAAACAGACGACGAACAGCTGGATGCTATCGAGCCCGGTGAGACGATCCTCCTCGAGGCGTATATCGATGGCTGGGAGGTTGTCGAACCGTCCGAGCTTGAAGATGAGCAAAATCCGACACTCGTCCTCGAGGAGGATGAAGAGTACGAGATCGCGTGGCAACAGGGCGATGGGACGAACCACGATCTCGTCCTCTGGGACGAAGACGAGGAGGTCGTCGAGGACTACGAAACCCCCCCGACGCAGGAACCCGATCCGGACGGTGAGCAACTGCTCGAGTTCACTGCGACCGACGAACTCGCCTACTATCGCTGTACTCCGCACCCTAACATGCAAGGCGAGATCGACGTCGAATAGTCGCCTACGGTCTCCGGTTCACGTCCACCCTCACAGTCGATACTGCTCGCCGTCGACGGCCAGCGGCTCCTCGAACGCCTCCTCGACGGGGTAGTAGTGAGCGACGTGGACCAGCCGCGTCTCGGTGGCGTCTAGCTCGTCTGCGATCGCGATCGCACCCTCTCGAGTCATGTGTTTCGTCCCGAACGTGCGGGCAACGCCGTCGGGACCCGCGTGGCGACCGCCGGCCGGGTGGTACTCACAGAGGGCCGCGGGAACGATGGCGTCGGCGAGCAACAGGTCGGGATCGGCGAGTACCTCGCGTGAGGGTTCGGGGATCGCGTAGCTCGTATCGCCCGTGATCGACAGCTTCGCGCCCGTCTCGGGGTCCTCGATCGCGAGGCCGTAGCAGACCAGCG contains:
- a CDS encoding NADPH-dependent FMN reductase — encoded protein: MSEAPTVLVVCGSRREPSRTKELARVAAEVGTEMGLSVRMLDLREYPMELFDGREPDAYDGVTTEAISMVLDAEIYLVASPVYFGGMSGALKNLVDHIPYESFTETSRAAGILATGRDDRHQFVIERQLRSTLVYLGVDVATTSVFATEEDFDRFTLDNPSVTTYIESTIEEAVSLQNV